One window of Manihot esculenta cultivar AM560-2 chromosome 17, M.esculenta_v8, whole genome shotgun sequence genomic DNA carries:
- the LOC110604921 gene encoding protein RGF1 INDUCIBLE TRANSCRIPTION FACTOR 1, with protein MEKEAGLKRLHASNTEKINNAVVPKWLIVMLKTRFFNTCMAHHGFKKNEMDRFCIDCHSAFCQNCLPSHTPHKHVKIRRYIYSDVIKRQDLCKLFNCSGIQTYLTNKAKVLFLKQRNQHRQRDQQRHVFKGYRCAVCERRLQDNNSLYCSIACKVSAIDEGCSKRHKLKQSRKGIPLRAPMVSLTASMANEASLHGNKRSK; from the exons ATGGAAAAGGAAGCAGGGCTCAAAAGACTTCATGCATCTAACACTGAG AAGATCAATAATGCAGTGGTACCAAAATGGTTGATTGTTATGCTGAAAACCAGATTCTTCAACACTTGCATGGCTCATCATGGCTTCAAGAAGAACGAAATGGATAGATTTTGCATCGACTGCCATTCTGCTTTCTGTCAGAATTGTCTTCCATCTCATACTCCTCACAAACACGTTAAG ATTCGAAGATACATCTACAGTGATGTAATAAAGAGGCAAGATCTGTGCAAGCTCTTCAACTGTTCAGGCATACAG ACTTATCTAACAAACAAAGCCAAAGTACTGTTCTTGAAGCAAAGGAATCAGCATCGACAACGAGATCAGCAACGCCATGTGTTTAAGGGTTATAGGTGTGCCGTTTGCGAGAGACGTTTACAGGATAATAATTCTCTTTACTGCAGTATTGCATGCAAG GTTTCAGCCATAGATGAAGGATGCAGTAAGAGGCACAAACTAAAGCAATCAAGAAAAGGAATCCCATTAAGGGCGCCGATG GTTTCCTTGACCGCTTCTATGGCAAATGAAGCTTCTTTGCATGGAAATAAGAGAAGCAAATAG
- the LOC110605290 gene encoding 1-aminocyclopropane-1-carboxylate oxidase homolog 4, with protein MTTVADQAYDRLKQIQQFEDSKLGVKGLVDSGITYIPRFFIHPPETLSDLKPTTPLQPTTITIPTIDISDQRSKVVELVALACREFGFFQVVNHGIPQEVLGRIIRAVKGFHEQPATEKARWYCRELGSGVSFSSNYDLFHSKAACWIDSLLIRTGPTLPELEKIPDICIKEVIEWDQKIKSVGMLLMEMLCEGLGLEAKKLEKMTCLEGRAVAGHYYPSCPQPNLTFGSECHTDPSVLTMLLQDHVGGLQVKCGNDRQWVDVQPLPGALVVNIGDILQMMSNGEYRSVEHRVLANSSQEPRISVAVFFNPSDMIRLCGPFAELISPETPQLYKQFTLADFMQRFLSKEVDGKYMTNYYKY; from the exons ATGACCACTGTCGCCGATCAAGCCTATGATCGTCTTAAACAAATCCAACAGTTTGAAGATTCAAAGCTTGGAGTTAAAGGCCTGGTTGACTCCGGCATCACCTACATCCCTCGTTTCTTCATCCATCCACCTGAAACACTCTCCGATCTCAAACCCACCACCCCACTCCAACCAACCACCATCACCATCCCCACCATCGACATTTCTGATCAACGATCAAAAGTAGTCGAGCTAGTGGCACTTGCATGCAGGGAGTTCGGATTCTTTCAGGTGGTTAATCACGGGATTCCCCAGGAGGTTCTAGGCCGTATTATCAGAGCCGTGAAGGGGTTCCATGAGCAACCGGCGACGGAGAAGGCACGGTGGTATTGTAGGGAACTCGGCAGCGGTGTATCGTTCTCGTCTAACTACGACTTGTTTCATTCAAAAGCTGCTTGCTGGATAGACTCACTGCTAATTAGGACAGGTCCCACGTTGCCGGAGCTTGAGAAAATTCCTGATATATGTATAAAAGAGGTGATTGAATGGGACCAAAAGATCAAATCAGTGGGGATGTTGCTGATGGAGATGTTATGTGAAGGGCTTGGATTGGAAGCAAAAAAGCTCGAGAAAATGACTTGCTTGGAAGGAAGAGCCGTAGCCGGACATTACTATCCCAGCTGCCCCCAGCCAAATCTCACCTTTGGAAGCGAGTGCCACACAGATCCTTCGGTTTTGACGATGTTGCTACAGGATCATGTCGGCGGTTTGCAAGTCAAATGTGGTAATGATCGTCAATGGGTGGATGTTCAACCTCTCCCAGGTGCTCTTGTTGTTAATATCGGCGACATTCTTCAG ATGATGTCTAATGGTGAGTACCGAAGCGTAGAGCACAGAGTGTTGGCTAATTCTTCGCAGGAACCGAGAATTTCTGTCGCCGTTTTCTTCAACCCAAGTGACATGATACGCTTATGTGGACCCTTTGCAGAGCTTATATCGCCGGAGACACCACAGCTTTACAAGCAGTTCACTCTCGCAGACTTCATGCAAAGGTTCCTCTCAAAAGAAGTAGATGGCAAATATATGACTAATTATTACAagtattaa
- the LOC110605289 gene encoding zinc finger protein VAR3, chloroplastic — protein sequence MHKLFLSHYPYLYSSFKSCCKSPRFIFPISLLHSSKQSLDPNLMQDFVFDEVESRNSSSSVTRIAQSSSKTNELINQAEHTKRNESTVQISHPWPEWVDLMELLLKRGYFTSNMNPFLNGELGTKEMNWIRTACLNFARDQLGLVRFFSRKDIHVIARCGCPSIDRKVVNSGKRLRAHVGINEGNVCGSCKLRGDCERAYVMAREGEGARTVDVMRILVTYGFDHLSDNLDNSPFDNKMVKDSVRVLLKEMVDFGKQQLDSDLPDGTSLKSCEPLRTHSSMKQGDWLCPKCNFLNFSRNIRCLQCDSLFEDRLKQLHKDEHHLPLKKGDWICEKCNFLNFAKNTRCLQCKEKPPKRHLNPGEWECESCNYINFRRNMVCLKCDHRRPKAVNTRSKISTPLDHDSRAYPNHRRLRFVDGGHNGNVDKSMQLDRMNQRRGVDRFRFVEEEREDEHSNVRTKGSGFIDFPIVGGKSSLSQDSQNRERWKQEMLEKRKTSARNGESDEESMCADTQRRFKFLETTDDEDMAEWFGHTK from the exons ATGCATAAACTCTTTCTATCTCATTACCCATACCTGTACTCCAGCTTTAAGAGCTGCTGTAAAAGCCCTAGATTTATTTTCCCCATTTCACTGTTACATAGTTCAAAACAATCCCTAGATCCCAATTTGATGCAAGATTTTGTTTTCGATGAAGTTGAGTCGCGTAATTCTTCATCATCTGTAACCCGTATAGCCCAGTCATCTTCGAAAACCAATGAACTGATCAATCAAGCTGAACACACTAAAAGAAATGAATCAACGGTCCAGATATCACACCCTTGGCCTGAATGGGTAGATTTGATGGAATTGTTGTTAAAGAGAGGATATTTCACTTCGAATATGAATCCTTTTCTAAATGGAGAATTGGGTACCAAGGAAATGAATTGGATTAGAACTGCATGCCTCAATTTTGCGCGGGATCAGCTTGGACTTGTAAG GTTCTTCTCAAGGAAAGATATCCATGTCATTGCACGATGTGGCTGCCCAAGCATAGACAGGAAAGTTGTCAATTCAGGGAAGCGTCTAAGAGCACATGTAGGCATCAATGAAGGAAAT GTTTGCGGCTCCTGCAAGTTGAGGGGAGACTGTGAAagggcatatgtcatggcacGTGAAGGTGAAGGTGCACGGACAGTAGACGTCATGCGTATCCTAGTGACATATGGGTTTGATCACCTTTCTGATAATTTGGATAACAGTCCATTTGACAACAAAATGGTTAAAGATTCAGTGAGAGTGCTGCTAAAAGAAATGGTGGACTTTGGGAAACAGCAACTGGACTCTGATCTCCCAGATGGCACATCCTTGAAAAGCTGTGAACCTTTGCGAACTCACTCTTCAATGAAGCAAGGCGATTGGCTTTGCCCCAA GTGCAACTTCCTCAACTTTTCCAGAAATATTAGGTGCTTGCAGTGTGATAGTTTGTTTGAAGATAGactaaaacaactacataaggATGAGCATCATCTTCCACTAAAAAAAGGAGACTGGATCTGTGAAAA ATGCAATTTCTTGAACTTTGCAAAGAATACAAGATGTCTGCAGTGCAAAGAGAAACCTCCAAAGCGACATCTTAATCCTGGGGAGTGGGAGTGTGAGTC GTGTAACTACATCAATTTCAGAAGAAACATGGTGTGCTTAAAGTGTGATCATAGACGGCCAAAGGCAGTAAATACTCGAAGCAAAATATCCACTCCACTTGATCATGACAGTAGAGCCTATCCAAACCATAGGAGATTGAGGTTTGTTGATGGCGGGCATAATGGCAATGTTGATAAATCCATGCAACTGGATAGAATGAATCAAAGAAGAGGTGTAGATAGGTTTAGATTTGTGGAGGAAGAAAGAGAGGATGAGCACTCAAACGTACGGACTAAAGGTTCTGGTTTTATAGATTTCCCAATTGTGGGCGGTAAGAGTAGTTTGTCTCAAGATTCACAAAATAGAGAGAGATGGAAGCAAGAGATGTTAGAGAAGAGGAAAACAAGTGCTAGAAATGGAGAAAGTGATGAAGAATCCATGTGTGCCGATACCCAAAGGAGATTTAAGTTCCTTGAAACAACTGATGATGAAGATATGGCCGAATGGTTTGGGCATACAAAGTAG
- the LOC110604986 gene encoding nudix hydrolase 18, mitochondrial, with product MACLVSRSGRELQRYDNQGRRQVVGCIPYRFKSCSDGSIAGDHKLEVLVITSQKGQGMMFPKGGWELDESVEEAASRESLEEAGVLGHVEDELGKWNFLSKRHGTFYEGYMFPLLVTEQLDLWPEKHVRQRIWMTVEEARDVCRHWWMKEALDKLVERLMSLQQQKEQNDDVFNAF from the exons ATGGCTTGTTTAGTCTCTCGCTCAGGAAGAGAGCTGCAGAGATACGATAACCAGGGTCGCCGACAAGTTGTAGG ATGCATTCCATATAGATTCAAGAGTTGCAGTGATGGTTCCATTGCTGGTGATCATAAACTGGAAGTTCTTGTCATCACTTCACAGAAGGGTCAAGGAATGATGTTTCCCAAG GGTGGTTGGGAGCTTGATGAATCTGTGGAAGAAGCAGCTTCTAGGGAATCTCTTGAAGAAGCTGGAGTTCTTGGGCATGTTGAG GATGAACTAGGGAAATGGAACTTCTTAAGCAAAAGGCATGGCACATTTTATGAAGGGTATATGTTCCCTCTGCTAGTTACTGAGCAACTTGATCTCTGGCCAGAAAAGCATGTCCGTCAAAGAATTTGG ATGACTGTGGAGGAAGCCAGAGATGTATGTAGGCATTGGTGGATGAAGGAAGCCTTGGACAAACTAGTTGAGAGGCTAATGTCTCTACAACAACAAAAGGAACAAAACGACGACGTCTTCAATGCTTTCTAA
- the LOC122722189 gene encoding uncharacterized protein LOC122722189 translates to MEEKHVKHNKSYHGDGEVGCLPIHSQVIKIKQEFKKIQHPGLKQTEMRRVIYKITRERSRSPLGLAERPISVGN, encoded by the coding sequence ATGGAGGAGAAGCACGTCAAGCACAACAAAAGCTATCATGGAGATGGAGAGGTGGGTTGTCTTCCAATTCACAGTCAAGTCATAAAGATCAAACAAGAATTCAAGAAGATCCAGCATCCGGGGCTGAAGCAGACGGAGATGCGACGTGTTATATACAAGATCACAAGGGAACGCTCGCGTTCGCCTCTGGGTTTAGCGGAGAGACCCATCTCAGTCGGAAACTAA
- the LOC110605001 gene encoding probable calcium-binding protein CML25, with protein MQTLLKKAQEQIPFTKKHIYNIFPFSLSENFILGTYLQALVMGFKELFHLKKSKKSDDSSVDSSTVAPPFTGSRSQSFKLNTQLEELEQVFKKFDVNGDGKISSSELGSIMSSLGHQANEEELRKMITEFDADGDGFIDFQEFVQLNTQGVDTDEVLENLKDAFSVYDIDGNGSISAEELHKVMASLGEDCSIAECKKMISGVDSDGNGMIDFEEFKVMMTVGVKWESNNGLS; from the coding sequence ATGCAAACACTTTTAAAGAAAGCACAAGAGCAAATTCCCTTCACAAAAAAGcacatatataatatattcCCATTTTCCCTCTCAGAAAACTTCATTTTAGGAACCTACCTCCAGGCTCTAGTTATGGGCTTTAAAGAGCTTTTCCACCTCAAGAAATCTAAGAAATCAGATGATTCTTCTGTTGATTCATCCACTGTTGCTCCTCCATTCACCGGATCGAGATCTCAGTCCTTCAAACTCAACACCCAGCTTGAAGAACTTGAGCAAGTTTTCAAGAAATTTGATGTCAATGGAGATGGGAAGATCTCCTCCTCTGAGCTTGGCTCCATTATGTCCAGCCTCGGCCACCAGGCCAACGAGGAGGAGCTGCGTAAGATGATCACTGAATTCGATGCCGATGGAGATGGGTTCATCGATTTTCAAGAGTTTGTACAGTTGAATACACAAGGGGTTGATACTGATGAAGTTCTAGAGAATTTGAAGGATGCTTTCTCTGTTTACGACATTGATGGAAACGGGTCGATTTCTGCAGAGGAGTTGCATAAAGTGATGGCCAGCCTCGGCGAGGACTGCTCTATTGCAGAGTGCAAGAAAATGATTAGTGGAGTCGATAGTGACGGCAATGGGATGATCGATTTTGAGGAGTTCAAGGTCATGATGACGGTGGGTGTTAAATGGGAATCCAATAATGGTCTCAGTTGA